A genomic segment from Geitlerinema sp. PCC 7407 encodes:
- a CDS encoding pyridoxine 5'-phosphate synthase, with protein MPTLGVNIDHIATIRQARRTVEPDPVAAAVLAELGGADGITVHLREDRRHIQDRDVRLLRQTVRTHLNLEMAATDEMVAIALDIKPDYVTLVPERREEVTTEGGLDIAGQLERMKTVVGTLQDAGIPVSLFIDADPAQIQASADTRALFIELHTGRYAEAKTDEAQAQELAALEAGCQQALGAGLRINAGHGLTYWNTYPVACLPGMEELNIGHTIISRAALVGLERAVREMRQIIRGEA; from the coding sequence TTGCCTACCCTCGGTGTCAACATCGATCACATTGCAACCATTCGCCAGGCTCGCCGCACTGTGGAGCCTGACCCGGTCGCAGCAGCTGTTTTAGCAGAGCTGGGCGGAGCAGATGGCATTACCGTCCACCTGCGCGAAGACCGCCGTCACATCCAGGATCGCGATGTGCGGCTGCTGCGCCAGACCGTGCGGACCCATCTCAACCTCGAAATGGCCGCAACCGATGAAATGGTGGCGATCGCCCTCGACATCAAGCCCGACTATGTCACCTTGGTGCCCGAGCGTCGCGAAGAAGTCACCACCGAAGGGGGCCTCGACATCGCCGGTCAGCTAGAGCGCATGAAAACCGTCGTAGGCACGCTGCAAGACGCCGGCATTCCCGTCAGCCTCTTCATCGACGCCGACCCGGCCCAGATCCAGGCCTCTGCGGACACCCGTGCCCTGTTTATTGAGCTGCACACCGGCCGGTACGCCGAAGCAAAAACCGACGAAGCCCAGGCCCAGGAACTAGCCGCGCTAGAAGCAGGCTGTCAGCAAGCGCTGGGGGCAGGTCTACGGATCAACGCAGGCCACGGCCTGACCTACTGGAATACCTACCCTGTGGCCTGTTTGCCCGGTATGGAAGAGCTCAACATTGGCCACACCATCATCAGCCGAGCGGCTTTGGTGGGCCTAGAGCGCGCTGTGCGGGAAATGCGGCAAATTATTCGCGGCGAAGCCTAG
- a CDS encoding PRC-barrel domain-containing protein: MTSEYIWQRSDLLNTQVITRDTGKRLGVVSEVLVDIDRREVVALGLRESLISRIVPGVPQYMLLNQIRQVGDVILVDDDRVLDQEVAVESYSRLIASEVITETGELLGKVRGFKFDIESGKVQSLILASIGMPMIPDQIVSTYELPIEEIVSSGPDRLIVFEGAEEHLVQITVGVLERLGISAPPWEREFEEDYSVPTVPTENQLGRGTPLQAPAQPYRARTPVAEEATWDDDNWGQPEPEPVQRRAIAQPEPRYYQEEVEEDNWNEASGRETYYDRSYEASPSRKEVNYVEEYEEMMEEDAWADTKSSDPYNPPRVNIPKKTKAPEYEEEPGY; the protein is encoded by the coding sequence ATGACATCTGAATATATTTGGCAACGTTCCGATCTCCTCAATACCCAGGTTATCACCCGCGATACGGGCAAACGCCTCGGCGTGGTCAGCGAAGTTCTCGTTGACATTGACCGTAGAGAAGTGGTGGCCCTGGGCCTCCGGGAAAGCCTCATCTCCCGGATTGTCCCTGGTGTGCCGCAATACATGTTGTTGAATCAGATTCGTCAGGTCGGGGACGTGATCCTGGTTGACGACGATCGCGTTCTCGATCAAGAAGTCGCTGTTGAGTCCTACAGCCGTCTGATCGCCAGCGAGGTGATCACCGAGACGGGCGAGCTGTTGGGTAAAGTACGCGGATTCAAGTTCGACATCGAAAGCGGCAAGGTGCAATCGCTGATCTTGGCCAGCATTGGTATGCCGATGATTCCGGACCAAATCGTCAGCACCTACGAGCTGCCCATCGAAGAAATTGTCAGCAGCGGCCCCGATCGCCTGATTGTCTTTGAGGGAGCCGAGGAGCACCTGGTACAGATCACGGTTGGGGTGCTGGAGCGCCTTGGGATCAGCGCGCCGCCCTGGGAGCGTGAGTTCGAGGAGGACTACTCGGTGCCAACGGTGCCGACAGAGAATCAGCTCGGACGCGGTACGCCCCTCCAGGCTCCGGCCCAGCCCTACCGCGCGCGTACTCCGGTGGCCGAAGAGGCAACCTGGGATGATGACAACTGGGGTCAACCCGAGCCTGAGCCGGTGCAGCGCCGGGCGATCGCCCAGCCCGAGCCTCGCTACTACCAAGAAGAGGTGGAAGAGGACAACTGGAACGAAGCGAGCGGCCGAGAAACCTACTACGATCGCAGCTATGAGGCTTCGCCTTCTCGCAAGGAGGTGAACTACGTCGAGGAGTATGAGGAAATGATGGAGGAAGATGCTTGGGCAGATACCAAGTCTTCTGATCCTTACAATCCGCCTCGGGTGAATATTCCCAAGAAGACCAAGGCTCCGGAATACGAAGAAGAGCCGGGCTACTAA
- the smc gene encoding chromosome segregation protein SMC, whose amino-acid sequence MVHIKRVELSHFKSFGGTTAVPLLDGFTVISGPNGSGKSNILDALLFALGLSSSKGMRAERLPDLVNQTHSGRGRSTVEASVTVTFDLSGVVDDLAQDMANGNGNGAQDEEGDRPDWLSLREWSVTRKLRVTPQGTYTSTYSINGVPCTLTDLHEQLGRLRIYPEGYNVVLQGDVTGIISMNPRERRQIIDELAGVAAFDRKIDQAKEKLDTVREREDRFRIVERELMAQRDRLAQDRIKAEKYQKLRSQLQEKSQWEGVLVWRASQNRLQQLQAAMAEGDRQRLEKQAQLVSLTQAIETAGADLETLNQRVKALGEEEQLALQATLATQEAEQRQLQRQVQSLEAAQKSLVEQIAQTQQDLESHRQTLTSLVQQRTQIDTRDLAALRQAQAEAQRALEASREAASDIAAQSEAWVQEQTQLHRQIEDLQKVVNPGRSEEARLRERLSQLGEQIKAETQEIEALGAELTEKQAELAIAETKLTETQTLVANLAQTLAATEQDLQIQQETQTRLLKEQRDKQRQLDKLEAQSQALQESQGTYATKLIVQTGMPGLCGLVAQLGRVDSRYQLALETAAGARLGHLVVEDDSVAAACIELLKQRRAGRATFLPLNKIQAPRFQKLSPWQRPEGFVDYAVELIDCDDRYRDIFAYVFGSTAVFSSLAEARRVLGQFRIVTLEGELLETSGAMTGGSVSQASTLHFGTVEAGESAEAIALKTRLSEIDRLLGRVEGAIAQAAINARQQSQALAEARTNQREQQLLVQQLQGAIQRLTPQKAQRQIQRSNHTQEIATSQTRLQTLEVQLQEQEAQLQQWRQALAALEESQTHSEWQQLQAQIRDREAALAEKTSALRVAEQRLQDLDNQRDRLQEKIQQAQQKLQEARSQQTGQIQQQSALQDQITAQATQIQATQTSLAALEQTLGAEKEKRDRAERQYREQQTQRQQLEWQIQKIQETHEAQQLQHQELTAQLEAQRAELPDPLPEVPADLGLEQLQQELRSLTKRLEAMEPVNMLALEEFDRTQARLDELSQKLTTLESERTELLLRIENFTTLRQRAFKDAFDAVNQNFQAIFAELSDGDGYLQLDDPEDPFASGLNLVAHPKGKPVRRLASMSGGEKSLTALSFIFALQRYRPSPFYAFDEVDMFLDGANVERLARMIRQQADLAQFIVVSLRRPMIESADRTIGVTQARGAFTQVLGIQLHSQGTSV is encoded by the coding sequence ATGGTCCATATTAAACGGGTTGAGCTGTCTCATTTCAAATCCTTTGGCGGCACGACGGCGGTGCCGCTGCTAGATGGCTTTACGGTCATTTCGGGACCTAATGGTTCAGGCAAGTCCAATATTCTGGATGCACTGCTGTTTGCCCTGGGCCTCTCTAGCTCCAAAGGAATGCGGGCAGAGCGCTTGCCGGACCTGGTCAACCAAACCCACAGCGGGCGGGGCCGCTCGACGGTCGAGGCCAGCGTGACTGTGACCTTTGACCTGTCGGGGGTGGTCGATGACCTGGCTCAGGACATGGCCAACGGCAATGGCAACGGCGCTCAGGATGAAGAGGGCGATCGCCCGGACTGGCTGAGTTTGCGGGAGTGGAGCGTGACCCGCAAGCTGCGCGTGACGCCCCAGGGGACCTACACCTCGACCTATTCGATCAACGGGGTGCCCTGTACGCTGACGGATTTGCACGAGCAGCTGGGCCGCCTGCGAATTTATCCCGAAGGCTACAACGTGGTGCTCCAGGGGGACGTGACAGGGATTATTTCCATGAATCCTCGGGAGCGCCGCCAGATTATTGATGAGCTGGCGGGGGTGGCGGCCTTCGATCGCAAGATTGACCAGGCCAAAGAGAAGCTGGACACGGTGCGAGAGCGCGAAGATCGCTTTCGGATCGTGGAGCGGGAGCTGATGGCCCAGCGCGATCGCCTGGCCCAGGACCGCATCAAAGCAGAGAAGTATCAAAAGCTGCGATCGCAGCTCCAAGAAAAGAGTCAGTGGGAAGGGGTGCTGGTGTGGCGCGCGTCCCAAAATCGCCTGCAACAGCTCCAGGCTGCCATGGCAGAGGGCGATCGCCAAAGGCTCGAAAAGCAGGCTCAGCTGGTCAGCCTGACCCAGGCCATCGAAACGGCGGGGGCCGACCTCGAAACCCTGAACCAGCGCGTCAAGGCCCTGGGCGAAGAAGAACAGCTCGCCCTCCAGGCCACGTTGGCCACCCAGGAAGCCGAGCAGCGCCAGCTCCAGCGCCAAGTTCAGTCCCTAGAAGCGGCCCAAAAATCCCTGGTCGAGCAGATTGCTCAGACCCAGCAAGATCTCGAATCCCACCGCCAGACCCTGACGTCTCTGGTCCAGCAGCGGACCCAGATCGACACGCGAGATCTGGCGGCGCTGCGGCAGGCCCAAGCCGAGGCCCAAAGAGCCCTAGAGGCCAGTCGAGAAGCCGCCAGCGACATTGCAGCCCAGTCCGAGGCCTGGGTGCAGGAGCAGACCCAGCTCCATCGCCAGATCGAGGACTTGCAGAAGGTCGTGAATCCGGGCCGCAGCGAGGAAGCTCGTCTGCGCGAGCGCCTAAGCCAGCTCGGTGAGCAAATCAAAGCCGAAACCCAGGAAATCGAGGCCCTAGGAGCTGAACTAACCGAAAAGCAGGCAGAACTGGCGATCGCCGAAACCAAGCTGACGGAAACCCAGACCCTGGTGGCCAACCTGGCCCAAACCCTGGCCGCAACAGAGCAAGACCTGCAAATCCAGCAGGAAACCCAGACTCGCCTGCTCAAGGAGCAGCGCGACAAGCAGCGCCAGCTCGACAAGCTCGAAGCCCAAAGCCAGGCGCTCCAGGAAAGCCAGGGCACCTACGCTACCAAGCTGATTGTGCAGACGGGCATGCCGGGGCTCTGTGGCTTGGTCGCGCAGCTGGGACGCGTGGATTCGCGCTATCAGCTCGCTCTGGAAACCGCCGCAGGAGCGCGTTTGGGCCATCTGGTGGTCGAAGATGACAGCGTGGCGGCGGCCTGCATCGAGCTGCTCAAGCAGCGCCGCGCCGGTCGGGCCACCTTCTTGCCCCTCAACAAAATCCAGGCGCCCCGCTTCCAAAAGCTGTCGCCGTGGCAGCGCCCGGAAGGCTTTGTGGACTATGCGGTGGAGCTGATTGACTGCGACGATCGCTACCGCGATATTTTCGCCTACGTTTTTGGCTCAACGGCGGTGTTTTCGAGCCTGGCGGAGGCGCGGCGCGTCCTGGGCCAGTTTCGGATCGTCACGCTGGAGGGCGAGCTGCTGGAAACCAGCGGCGCCATGACCGGCGGCAGCGTCTCCCAGGCCAGTACGCTGCATTTTGGCACCGTCGAAGCAGGAGAGTCGGCGGAGGCGATCGCCCTGAAGACGCGCCTCAGCGAAATCGATCGCCTACTGGGCCGAGTCGAGGGGGCGATCGCCCAAGCAGCCATCAATGCGCGCCAGCAGTCCCAGGCCCTGGCCGAAGCCCGCACCAATCAGCGCGAACAGCAGCTTTTGGTGCAGCAGCTCCAGGGGGCCATCCAGCGCCTCACGCCCCAAAAGGCCCAGCGTCAAATCCAGCGCAGCAACCACACCCAAGAAATCGCGACGTCTCAGACTCGCCTCCAGACCCTAGAGGTCCAGCTCCAAGAGCAGGAGGCTCAGCTGCAGCAATGGCGGCAGGCCCTGGCAGCTCTAGAAGAGTCGCAAACCCACAGCGAGTGGCAGCAGCTCCAGGCCCAGATCCGCGATCGCGAAGCGGCCCTAGCCGAAAAAACGTCGGCCCTGCGGGTGGCCGAGCAGCGCCTCCAGGACCTAGATAACCAGCGCGATCGCCTCCAGGAAAAAATTCAGCAGGCCCAACAAAAGCTCCAAGAGGCGCGATCGCAGCAAACCGGCCAGATCCAGCAGCAAAGCGCCCTCCAGGACCAAATCACCGCCCAGGCGACCCAGATCCAGGCCACCCAAACTTCCCTAGCCGCCCTCGAGCAGACCCTGGGAGCCGAAAAGGAAAAGCGCGATCGCGCCGAGCGCCAGTACCGCGAGCAGCAGACCCAGCGCCAGCAGCTCGAGTGGCAAATCCAAAAAATCCAGGAGACCCACGAGGCCCAGCAGCTCCAGCACCAAGAGCTGACGGCCCAGCTGGAGGCCCAGCGGGCGGAGCTGCCCGATCCCCTCCCCGAGGTGCCCGCCGATCTTGGCCTGGAGCAATTGCAGCAAGAGCTGCGATCGCTCACCAAGCGCCTCGAGGCCATGGAGCCCGTCAACATGCTGGCCCTCGAAGAATTCGATCGCACCCAGGCCCGCCTCGACGAGCTCAGCCAAAAACTAACCACCCTCGAATCCGAACGCACCGAGCTGCTGCTGCGCATCGAAAACTTCACCACCCTGCGTCAGCGCGCCTTCAAAGACGCCTTTGACGCCGTCAACCAAAACTTCCAGGCCATCTTCGCCGAGCTCTCCGACGGAGACGGTTACCTCCAGCTCGACGACCCCGAAGATCCCTTCGCCAGCGGCCTCAACCTCGTAGCCCACCCCAAGGGCAAACCCGTGCGCCGTCTAGCTTCTATGTCGGGAGGTGAAAAATCCCTCACCGCCCTCAGCTTCATTTTTGCGCTCCAGCGCTACCGCCCTTCGCCCTTCTACGCCTTCGACGAAGTGGACATGTTCCTCGACGGAGCAAACGTAGAGCGATTAGCTAGAATGATCAGACAACAAGCCGACCTGGCGCAGTTCATCGTTGTGAGTTTGCGACGTCCGATGATCGAGTCAGCCGATCGCACCATTGGCGTTACCCAGGCGCGCGGTGCGTTCACCCAAGTCCTTGGCATCCAACTGCACAGCCAAGGCACTTCTGTATGA
- a CDS encoding CU044_2847 family protein, whose product MAQLTPIRLEDGTVIYMETTENIQAPAVKTPSSQGASEVPRELTRADYGAGDKGWGRASVAPVANGDRPPQEAALQNFQAIEHTIRTYTAYTLNAFRQVAVANIDKVTMEFGLKVGGEMGVPYITKGTAESNIKITVECSFPQREA is encoded by the coding sequence ATGGCCCAGCTCACCCCCATTCGCCTAGAAGATGGCACCGTGATCTACATGGAGACCACAGAAAACATTCAGGCTCCGGCGGTCAAGACACCCAGTTCCCAAGGAGCCAGCGAAGTGCCCCGGGAATTGACTCGGGCAGACTATGGCGCAGGGGACAAAGGCTGGGGACGGGCCAGCGTTGCGCCAGTCGCCAATGGCGATCGCCCTCCGCAAGAGGCCGCCCTGCAAAATTTCCAGGCCATCGAGCACACCATTCGCACCTACACCGCCTATACCCTCAATGCCTTTCGGCAAGTCGCCGTGGCCAACATTGACAAAGTGACCATGGAGTTTGGCCTGAAAGTCGGGGGTGAAATGGGGGTCCCCTACATCACCAAGGGCACCGCCGAGAGCAATATCAAAATCACGGTGGAGTGCTCTTTTCCCCAGCGAGAGGCCTAG
- a CDS encoding amidase, translated as MNPTDLAFASALHQADLIRQKQLSPLEVTTLYLDRIERLNPHLGSYFTVMGEQAIAQATAQTETLAQSDPSALPPFFGVPISIKDLNPVAGVPCSYGNRALLQQEAPYDDGVVMRIRGAGFVLLGKTATSELGSFPYTEPEGLPPARNPWDLDYTPGGSSGGAAVAVAAGLCALAQGSDGGGSIRGPAACCGIVGIKPSRGRITHAPVGDRLSGIATNGPLGRSVADAAALLDVLSGYVTGDPYWLPNPAQPFVKTALEGAQRGAGRSLRIGFSSEIQPIGQAVAPYQQAVERVAQHLEGLGHQLIPTQLDLAGLVEPFTTVWQAGVAAAGLPPEILSPVNRWLLERSGSCASYLQAVAQMQVIARQIVGLFESLDVLITPVYLHSPIRVGAWADLAPEVVLEKMTQWIAFSPPFNASGQPAIALPVGLDEQGLPIALQLVGKPGDEATIIALAAHLEATLPTVPRQRPTALQALEAS; from the coding sequence ATGAACCCAACGGATTTAGCCTTTGCGTCTGCGCTTCACCAGGCTGACCTGATTCGCCAAAAACAGCTGTCACCCCTGGAGGTGACAACGCTGTACCTCGATCGCATCGAACGCCTCAATCCCCATCTAGGCAGCTACTTTACGGTGATGGGAGAGCAGGCGATCGCCCAGGCAACCGCCCAAACCGAAACGCTGGCCCAGAGCGATCCGTCGGCACTCCCGCCCTTCTTTGGGGTGCCGATTTCGATCAAAGATTTGAATCCGGTGGCTGGGGTGCCGTGCAGCTACGGTAACCGGGCTCTGCTCCAGCAAGAAGCCCCCTACGACGACGGCGTGGTCATGCGCATTCGGGGGGCAGGCTTCGTCCTGCTCGGCAAAACGGCGACCTCTGAGCTAGGCTCCTTTCCCTACACCGAGCCCGAGGGTCTGCCGCCTGCGCGCAATCCGTGGGATCTGGACTACACACCCGGGGGATCCAGCGGCGGCGCAGCGGTGGCGGTGGCGGCCGGACTGTGCGCCCTGGCTCAGGGCTCCGACGGCGGCGGGTCGATCCGGGGACCCGCCGCCTGCTGCGGCATTGTGGGGATCAAGCCGTCGCGGGGACGAATTACTCACGCCCCGGTGGGCGATCGCCTGAGCGGCATCGCCACCAATGGTCCCCTGGGGCGATCGGTGGCAGATGCGGCGGCTTTGCTAGACGTGCTGTCGGGCTACGTGACTGGGGACCCCTACTGGCTGCCCAATCCCGCCCAGCCTTTTGTCAAAACGGCCCTCGAAGGCGCTCAGCGGGGCGCAGGGCGATCGCTGCGGATCGGGTTTTCTTCAGAGATTCAGCCCATCGGTCAGGCCGTAGCGCCCTATCAGCAGGCCGTCGAGCGCGTCGCCCAGCACCTTGAGGGGCTGGGGCATCAGCTGATCCCCACCCAGCTAGACTTGGCCGGTCTCGTGGAACCCTTCACCACTGTCTGGCAGGCCGGCGTCGCCGCCGCCGGACTCCCCCCAGAAATCTTGAGCCCCGTCAATCGCTGGCTTCTGGAGCGCAGCGGCTCCTGCGCCAGCTATCTCCAGGCCGTCGCCCAGATGCAAGTCATCGCGCGGCAAATTGTCGGGCTGTTTGAATCCCTAGATGTCCTGATCACGCCGGTTTATCTGCACTCCCCCATTCGAGTGGGCGCGTGGGCTGATCTAGCGCCCGAGGTCGTGCTCGAGAAGATGACCCAGTGGATCGCCTTCAGCCCCCCGTTCAATGCTTCGGGTCAGCCAGCGATCGCCCTTCCCGTCGGCCTAGACGAGCAGGGCTTACCGATCGCCCTGCAGCTGGTCGGCAAACCGGGCGACGAAGCCACCATCATCGCTCTGGCCGCGCACCTCGAAGCCACCTTGCCCACCGTTCCTCGTCAGCGGCCAACGGCCCTACAAGCCCTCGAAGCGTCCTAG
- a CDS encoding EndoU domain-containing protein, with the protein MKPFSVLGVSWALMAVLGACTLPADLAAQSSQLLPFFDTVQNPVQVRFPRSRPVDVTPPPPQLNGFDQAVLAACGPFGSAVPGSRFRKLLQDHPQVLAQVQQAVGGELRPGRRSREAFLDDLTRAWSQRRGFTHIFCGEPKEDGQVGGLHYVGRYWQLQQQGKGGRLPNNTQQEEVVPGAVYTVGVVIRAGDRTYTDTIKGYPYPSNAQELLTDATRLLKAQGNREGACTASIQDRDSRAGFSAVFVSNGSAIVTYYPDATPRGNACRSR; encoded by the coding sequence ATGAAGCCTTTTTCGGTTCTAGGGGTGTCCTGGGCGCTAATGGCGGTTCTGGGAGCCTGCACTCTGCCTGCGGATCTGGCGGCCCAGTCTTCTCAGCTGCTGCCGTTCTTTGACACAGTCCAGAATCCGGTTCAGGTGCGCTTCCCCCGCAGCCGGCCGGTAGACGTCACGCCGCCGCCCCCTCAGCTCAATGGGTTTGATCAGGCGGTTTTGGCGGCCTGCGGTCCCTTTGGGAGCGCTGTGCCCGGGAGCCGCTTTCGCAAACTGCTCCAAGACCATCCCCAGGTTTTGGCCCAAGTCCAGCAGGCGGTGGGCGGGGAGCTGCGGCCCGGTCGGCGATCGCGCGAGGCGTTCCTCGACGATCTCACCCGCGCCTGGAGTCAGCGCCGGGGCTTTACCCACATTTTCTGCGGTGAGCCCAAGGAGGACGGCCAGGTGGGCGGGCTGCACTATGTCGGGCGCTATTGGCAGCTACAGCAACAGGGCAAGGGCGGCCGCTTGCCCAACAACACCCAGCAGGAAGAAGTGGTTCCCGGCGCGGTGTACACCGTCGGCGTTGTGATCCGGGCGGGCGATCGCACCTACACCGACACCATCAAAGGCTATCCCTACCCAAGTAATGCCCAGGAGCTGCTGACGGACGCGACGCGCCTGCTCAAAGCCCAGGGCAACCGGGAGGGTGCCTGTACCGCCAGCATTCAGGATCGCGATAGCCGCGCTGGGTTTTCGGCCGTCTTTGTGAGCAACGGCTCAGCTATCGTCACCTACTACCCAGACGCCACGCCCCGGGGCAATGCGTGCCGCAGCCGCTAG
- the crtE gene encoding geranylgeranyl diphosphate synthase CrtE: protein MTSTRDQRVIADEAIAPQRETPFDLKAYLTARQVQVEAALDASVPMSYPETVYEAMRYSLLAGGKRLRPILCLATCELAGGTSEMAMPTACALEMIHTMSLIHDDLPAMDNDDYRRGKLTNHKVYGEDVAILAGDGLLAYSFEYIASQTRNVPAERVLQVVTQVARAVGAAGLVGGQVVDLESEGRSDVSIETLNYIHTHKTAALLEASVVSGAVLAGASAELQQSLSRYAQNIGLAFQIVDDILDITATQEELGKSVGKDLQAQKVTYPSLWGIEESQRQAAQLIESAKAELDATNPNAQPLLAIADYIVARTH, encoded by the coding sequence ATGACCAGTACAAGGGATCAAAGAGTGATAGCGGATGAGGCGATCGCGCCCCAAAGGGAGACCCCGTTTGATTTGAAGGCCTACCTGACAGCGCGTCAGGTCCAGGTCGAGGCAGCTCTCGACGCATCGGTGCCGATGAGCTACCCCGAGACGGTATACGAAGCGATGCGCTACTCGCTGCTGGCGGGTGGCAAACGCCTTCGACCCATTCTGTGCTTAGCGACCTGCGAGCTAGCTGGCGGCACGTCCGAAATGGCCATGCCCACAGCCTGTGCGCTGGAAATGATTCACACCATGTCCTTGATCCATGACGACCTGCCCGCCATGGACAACGATGACTACCGTCGCGGTAAACTTACCAACCACAAGGTTTACGGTGAGGACGTGGCGATCTTGGCAGGGGATGGTCTGCTGGCTTACTCCTTCGAGTACATCGCAAGCCAAACGCGCAATGTTCCGGCGGAGCGGGTGCTGCAAGTCGTGACTCAAGTCGCCCGTGCTGTGGGTGCGGCGGGCTTGGTGGGTGGCCAGGTCGTCGACCTCGAATCCGAGGGTCGCAGCGATGTTTCCATCGAAACCCTGAACTACATCCACACCCACAAAACTGCTGCGCTACTGGAGGCGTCGGTGGTGTCCGGGGCCGTGCTGGCAGGTGCCTCGGCTGAGCTACAGCAAAGCCTCTCGCGCTACGCCCAAAATATTGGCCTTGCGTTCCAGATCGTGGATGATATTCTCGACATCACAGCGACCCAAGAGGAACTGGGCAAGTCTGTGGGCAAGGATCTCCAAGCCCAAAAGGTGACCTACCCCAGCCTGTGGGGAATCGAGGAGTCCCAGCGCCAAGCTGCCCAGCTCATCGAGTCTGCCAAGGCTGAGCTGGACGCGACCAATCCCAACGCCCAGCCGCTGCTGGCGATCGCCGATTACATCGTTGCCCGGACTCACTAA
- the folD gene encoding bifunctional methylenetetrahydrofolate dehydrogenase/methenyltetrahydrofolate cyclohydrolase FolD, with protein MSSQTGSILDGKTLAQRIQTELRDRIQTLQPRVGRPPGLAVLMVGDNPASAAYVRNKERSCERVGIASFGKHFPTQTSQAELEDTIHQLNEDDRVDGILVQLPLPAHLEAVPLLYQIHPDKDADGLHPVNLGRLVRGEPGLRSCTPAGVMKILSAYDVAIAGKQVVVVGRSILVGKPLALMLLEANATVTIAHSRTANLAEVTRSADILVAAVGKPDVITGDMVKPGAVVIDVGINRVDGPDGQSRLVGDVEYDTARQVASLITPVPGGVGPMTVAMLLENTVWSYCQRHGLA; from the coding sequence ATGTCTTCCCAAACTGGCTCGATTTTGGACGGAAAGACCTTAGCGCAGCGGATCCAAACCGAACTGCGCGATCGCATTCAAACGCTTCAGCCTCGCGTCGGCAGACCTCCGGGGCTAGCGGTGCTCATGGTCGGTGACAACCCCGCGAGCGCTGCCTACGTTCGCAACAAGGAGCGCTCCTGCGAACGCGTTGGCATTGCCTCCTTTGGCAAGCACTTCCCGACGCAAACCAGCCAGGCCGAGCTCGAAGACACCATTCATCAGCTCAACGAAGACGATCGCGTCGATGGCATCTTGGTCCAGCTTCCCCTGCCGGCTCACCTCGAAGCGGTGCCGCTGCTCTACCAGATTCACCCGGACAAAGACGCAGACGGTCTGCACCCGGTGAACCTGGGCCGCCTGGTACGGGGTGAGCCGGGACTGCGGAGCTGCACGCCCGCTGGCGTGATGAAGATTTTGTCAGCCTACGACGTGGCGATCGCCGGTAAGCAAGTCGTCGTTGTCGGTCGCAGCATCCTGGTCGGCAAGCCCCTTGCCCTAATGCTGCTGGAGGCCAACGCCACTGTGACCATTGCCCACTCGCGGACCGCCAACCTCGCCGAGGTGACCCGCAGCGCCGACATTCTGGTCGCCGCCGTCGGCAAGCCCGACGTTATCACCGGCGACATGGTCAAGCCCGGCGCTGTCGTGATCGACGTTGGGATCAACCGAGTAGATGGCCCTGACGGTCAGTCTCGCCTCGTGGGCGATGTCGAGTACGATACAGCCCGCCAAGTTGCGAGCCTCATCACCCCGGTGCCCGGCGGCGTTGGCCCCATGACCGTCGCCATGCTGCTCGAAAACACCGTCTGGAGCTACTGTCAGCGCCACGGCCTTGCCTAG
- a CDS encoding divergent PAP2 family protein — translation MQDIGDILSNRTLLVALLACLIAQVLKVIVEFARHGKVNLRALVETGGMPSAHSALVTALATGVGLSVGWASNEFAVALIFAIIVMYDAAGVRQAAGKQAKILNQIIDEVFRDEYQFNEDRLKELLGHTPVQVIIGSMLGVAIAWLSTVAAPAY, via the coding sequence ATGCAGGACATTGGCGATATTCTCAGCAATCGGACTCTCCTGGTTGCCCTTTTAGCCTGTCTCATTGCTCAAGTGCTCAAGGTGATCGTTGAGTTTGCGCGTCATGGCAAGGTCAATCTGCGGGCCCTGGTCGAAACGGGAGGGATGCCCAGCGCTCACTCTGCCCTGGTAACGGCCCTGGCAACCGGCGTTGGCCTTAGCGTGGGCTGGGCCAGCAATGAGTTTGCTGTTGCCCTGATTTTCGCCATCATCGTGATGTACGATGCTGCCGGAGTGCGCCAGGCTGCGGGCAAGCAGGCCAAGATCCTCAACCAAATCATCGATGAGGTCTTCCGAGACGAGTACCAGTTCAACGAAGACCGTCTCAAGGAGCTGCTGGGGCATACTCCGGTACAGGTGATTATCGGCTCGATGCTGGGAGTGGCGATCGCCTGGCTCTCGACGGTAGCTGCTCCTGCCTACTAG
- a CDS encoding MgPME-cyclase complex family protein has product MTTYYFLAASQRFLLEEEPLDEVLKERTRNYQEQEREIDFWLIKQPAFLDAPELAEIKAKCPQPAAAIVSTNPQFITWLKLRLEFVATGSFEAPSATIADPLASLASV; this is encoded by the coding sequence ATGACAACCTACTATTTCTTGGCGGCTAGCCAGCGCTTTCTGCTCGAAGAGGAACCCCTCGACGAGGTGCTCAAGGAACGGACCCGCAACTATCAAGAGCAGGAGCGGGAAATTGACTTTTGGCTGATCAAGCAGCCGGCCTTTTTGGATGCGCCCGAGCTGGCCGAGATCAAGGCCAAGTGCCCCCAGCCTGCGGCTGCGATCGTCTCCACCAATCCCCAATTCATCACCTGGCTCAAGCTGCGGCTGGAGTTTGTGGCGACTGGCTCCTTTGAGGCGCCCTCGGCCACCATTGCAGACCCGCTGGCCTCTTTGGCGTCGGTGTAG